A genomic region of Caenorhabditis elegans chromosome V contains the following coding sequences:
- the npr-25 gene encoding G-protein coupled receptors family 1 profile domain-containing protein (Confirmed by transcript evidence) yields the protein MNITNSSIGYPPPPLVGASFAKTAIPYSICFVFGTLGNTAVLSYVFFITRSLKSSVTALGNTFIYIVALCAVDLLVTVSIPFSLSYMILNNWVFGELVCKIHFMLELSNKMCSTFILTALAFDRYMAICHPEIKRIHEMRHTIYITTILATLSLFLISPVVLSARVTSFKSGQYFVSAKNERHEVIRQMCIDGMALEWKVWVSAFLIFFAFLLPCTLLTYFYAKIVLRLRRQRRTMLQSRIPLRRITIYTMAATFFYLSCHIPFWLPQIYNIFSTVLGHKMNPKVMTFTYYSHLLPFISAAFNWIFYARLNSQFKKGLVLVTERMIRKRTKSMHEKGYSEAAVELTSKFDDVPLMCPHCEAQLSIRSSSNGKKNSR from the exons atgaataTCACAAATTCAAGCATCGGGTACCCACCTCCACCACTGGTAGGTGCATCATTTGCAAAAACAGCTATACCATATTcaatatgttttgtttttggaactCTCGGCAACACGGCCGTTCTCTCCTACGTTTTCTTCATTACACG atccctAAAATCATCTGTAACTGCACTTGGGAACACATTTATTTACATCGTTGCATTATGCGCAGTCGATCTTCTTGTCACCGTTTCGATTCCATTCTCCCTATCGTACATGATTCTCAACAACTGGGTATTCGGAGAGCTGGTGTGCAAGATCCACTTTATGCTTGAGCTTTCTAATAAG ATGTGCTCCACATTCATTCTAACCGCACTGGCATTTGATCGTTACATGGCAATATGTCATCCGGAAATAAAACGAATCCATGAGATGCGTCACACGATTTATATCACGACAATTCTTGCAACATTGTCACTTTTTCTCATATCTCCAGTCGTTTTGTCTGCCAGAGTGACGAGTTTCAAAAGTGGACAATATTTTGTGAGCGCAAAGAAT GAACGGCACGAAGTTATCCGACAAATGTGTATTGACGGAATGGCATTAGAGTGGAAGGTTTGGGTGTCTGCATTTCTGATCTTCTTTGCATTCTTACTTCCATGCACTCTTCTAACCTACTTTTACGCGAAGATCGTCCTTCGTCTGAGGAGACAAAGAAG AACAATGCTCCAATCTCGAATTCCCCTCCGCCGCATTACAATATACACAATGGCAGCCACGTTCTTCTATCTTTCGTGTCATATTCCATTTTGGCTCCCACAGATCTACAACATTTTCTCGACAGTTCTTGGGCACAAAATGAATCCAAAAGTCATGACATTCACCTATTATTCACATCTTCTTCCGTTCATATCGGCGGCATTTAACTGGATATTCTATGCTCGACTTAATAgtcaattcaaaaaaggatTGGTTCTAGTTACGGAAAGAATGATCAGAAAGCGAACAAAATCGATGCATGAGAAAGGATACAGTGAGGCAGCTGTTGAGCTTACGAGCAAGTTCGATGATGTCCCATTGATGTGTCCACACTGTGAAGCTCAACTTTCTATTCGTTCAAGTAGTAATGGAAAGAAGAATTCAAGATAA
- the grl-7 gene encoding Ground-like domain-containing protein (Confirmed by transcript evidence) produces the protein MLFRLVSTLLLAQTTSAFFFGGGGGGCGCQQAPACAPHPAPAPCSGGNIVQGYVGAPQQGGYAAAPQYPQQGGYGGAQQGFQAAPAPYQPQGGYQAGPAPVQGYQPQAQVPAGGYQAPVQPAPGPAEVAPAQVQAGGNYQDAPAQVAEVATAQESAPPPSEAAYTGEQEVVASLAREEPNYQAAAAAAKVAEVVEEEEEPIKKKDEGKTTHMKTVKAPAAASSTTAAAASTSTEFPVGEEIVADTNEKEVDISELHLTDDPLCNSDDLRKVVIDNIDDQLNSSKRMIQLAAEAQFGGRFDVICANGDFSYVTNTELYCQETKGDISCYTYRQL, from the exons ATGCTATTCCGACTTGTCTCCACTCTCCTTCTTGCTCAAACCACATCAGCATTCTTCTTCGGAGGAGGTGGTGGAGGTTGTGGATGTCAGCAGGCGCCAGCTTGCGCTCCACatccagctccagctccatgCTCTGGAGGTAACATCGTTCAAGGATACGTTGGTGCTCCACAGCAAGGAGGATATGCTGCTGCTCCACAATATCCACAACAGGGAGGATACGGAGGAGCTCAACAAGGCTTCCAAGCTGCCCCAGCTCCATACCAACCCCAAGGAGGATACCAAGCTGGTCCAGCACCAGTTCAAGGATATCAACCACAAGCTCAAGTCCCAGCTGGAGGATATCAAGCTCCAGTTCAACCAGCTCCGGGACCAGCTGAGGTTGCTCCAGCTCAAGTTCAAGCCGGAGGAAATTACCAAGATGCTCCAGCCCAAGTCGCGGAAGTTGCTACAGCTCAGGAATCGGCTCCACCACCATCAGAAGCTGCTTACACTGGG GAACAAGAAGTAGTAGCTTCCCTTGCCCGTGAAGAGCCAAACTACCAG GCCGCTGCCGCTGCCGCCAAGGTCGCAGAAGTcgttgaagaagaagaagagccaATCAAAAAGAAAGACGAAGGAAAGACTACACATATGAAGACCGTTAAAGCTCCAGCTGCTGCTTCCTCAACCACTGCCGCTGCTGCCTCGACATCTACAGAATTTCCAGTTGGAGAAGAGATTGTTGCAGACACCAACGAAAAGGAAGTTGATATCAGTGAACTTCACCTTACCGATGACCCACTCTGCAACTCTGATGATTTGAGAAAGGTTGTTATCGAT AACATCGATGACCAATTGAACAGCTCAAAGAGAATGATCCAATTGGCAGCTGAGGCCCAATTCGGTGGACGATTTGATGTGATTTGCGCAAATGGCGATTTTAG CTATGTGACCAACACCGAGCTCTACTGCCAAGAGACCAAAGGGGATATCTCATGCTACACCTACCGTCAATTGTAA
- the grl-7 gene encoding Ground-like domain-containing protein (Confirmed by transcript evidence), translating into MLFRLVSTLLLAQTTSAFFFGGGGGGCGCQQAPACAPHPAPAPCSGGNIVQGYVGAPQQGGYAAAPQYPQQGGYGGAQQGFQAAPAPYQPQGGYQAGPAPVQGYQPQAQVPAGGYQAPVQPAPGPAEVAPAQVQAGGNYQDAPAQVAEVATAQESAPPPSEAAYTGEQEVVASLAREEPNYQNTGTNVIEAAQHASELGNQAAAAAAKVAEVVEEEEEPIKKKDEGKTTHMKTVKAPAAASSTTAAAASTSTEFPVGEEIVADTNEKEVDISELHLTDDPLCNSDDLRKVVIDNIDDQLNSSKRMIQLAAEAQFGGRFDVICANGDFSYVTNTELYCQETKGDISCYTYRQL; encoded by the exons ATGCTATTCCGACTTGTCTCCACTCTCCTTCTTGCTCAAACCACATCAGCATTCTTCTTCGGAGGAGGTGGTGGAGGTTGTGGATGTCAGCAGGCGCCAGCTTGCGCTCCACatccagctccagctccatgCTCTGGAGGTAACATCGTTCAAGGATACGTTGGTGCTCCACAGCAAGGAGGATATGCTGCTGCTCCACAATATCCACAACAGGGAGGATACGGAGGAGCTCAACAAGGCTTCCAAGCTGCCCCAGCTCCATACCAACCCCAAGGAGGATACCAAGCTGGTCCAGCACCAGTTCAAGGATATCAACCACAAGCTCAAGTCCCAGCTGGAGGATATCAAGCTCCAGTTCAACCAGCTCCGGGACCAGCTGAGGTTGCTCCAGCTCAAGTTCAAGCCGGAGGAAATTACCAAGATGCTCCAGCCCAAGTCGCGGAAGTTGCTACAGCTCAGGAATCGGCTCCACCACCATCAGAAGCTGCTTACACTGGG GAACAAGAAGTAGTAGCTTCCCTTGCCCGTGAAGAGCCAAACTACCAG AACACTGGCACCAATGTGATCGAAGCGGCTCAGCACGCTTCCGAGCTTGGAAACCAG GCCGCTGCCGCTGCCGCCAAGGTCGCAGAAGTcgttgaagaagaagaagagccaATCAAAAAGAAAGACGAAGGAAAGACTACACATATGAAGACCGTTAAAGCTCCAGCTGCTGCTTCCTCAACCACTGCCGCTGCTGCCTCGACATCTACAGAATTTCCAGTTGGAGAAGAGATTGTTGCAGACACCAACGAAAAGGAAGTTGATATCAGTGAACTTCACCTTACCGATGACCCACTCTGCAACTCTGATGATTTGAGAAAGGTTGTTATCGAT AACATCGATGACCAATTGAACAGCTCAAAGAGAATGATCCAATTGGCAGCTGAGGCCCAATTCGGTGGACGATTTGATGTGATTTGCGCAAATGGCGATTTTAG CTATGTGACCAACACCGAGCTCTACTGCCAAGAGACCAAAGGGGATATCTCATGCTACACCTACCGTCAATTGTAA
- the T02E9.5 gene encoding uncharacterized protein (Confirmed by transcript evidence), which yields MNSWIVYAIAILAVFVSAQSDEDWDATVRDKTEFCGTMAQYAPTGDIYCSQFAMCCDQQFDPNNGDKCKVKESECQPTDDGRSGLGTCKYSNCTELITTTTTTTTPAPQYESINAAYQAVTIIAPLFAALYCVM from the exons ATGAATTCCTGGATCGTTTATGCAATTGCAATCCTTGCTGTATTTGTCTCTGc acaatccGACGAAGATTGGGATGCAACAGTCCGAGACAAGACGGAGTTCTGTGGAACCATGGCTCAGTATGCACCAACCGGAGATATCTACTGCTCACAATTTGCAATGTGCTGTGATCAGCAATTCGATCCAAACAACGGAGATAAATGCAAAGTAAAAGAATCTGAATGTCAACCAACTGATGATGGACGCAGTGGATTGGGAACTTGCAAATACTCCAACTGCACAGAACTTATCACAACAACCACAACCACAACGACCCCAGCTCCTCAATATGAATCAATCAATGCAGCTTACCAAG CGGTTACCATCATTGCTCCACTCTTTGCTGCCTTGTACTGTGTGATGTAA